GGACGCCTATCCATGACCTGCTCATGCCCCTGAATGACGTCCATGGTAATGCATGCAGATCTTGGATTTCCTGAGCTCCTACGCAGCTGCATATTGATTTTTGCTGGCATGTTTATATCCTTTGCAATTTATAGGTCGTTACTGAAACAATTGACATCTAATTTGTTGTCATGTTTCTTTACGCACAAGATTTTATCTCCTTTCTAATAAGTAAATGGTGAATAGTGAGCATTCGTTTTGTGAGTTAAGCATCATTCAGAGAAGATAATGACCATGTAGCTGGCATGCACGGTTCTGCACTCTTTGATCTTGATGTACGATGCTGCTTGCACAACCGCAGGAACGTCACACCTGCCGCCACAGCACCTGCAGCTCTGCGCGCACCTGCAACACGGTCGTGCATCCTCAGTGCAATGTATTGGTGTCAATATGAAAATCaatctatgtactccctccgttccagattACTTGTCTTCGATTGTCTAGATACAGAGGTATCTattactaaaatgagtctagatacatccgtatctagacaaattgaagacaagtaattcggaacggagggagtatatgataatTACGTATCGAAGTTTCTGGGCTCCAAGAGAGTACTATGTACATCTACATGCAGTTATATTCTGCTTAAATTTACTATCTCTAAACAAGTTTAATTTTATAAACATACTCCCAGCATTAAGCTGATCCCGTACATGAAAatggatttcaaacatatcaaataGGTTCGGCAATGGAGGAGACGGGAGAGAGCACCCCGGTTCGCAGGTTCCGCTTACGCCTCCCTCAGCCCGTCTTCTTCATTCCCTTGTAGCTAGGGTAAATGACTGAATCCAAGAGAGAGGTTTCTTAATTTGAGGTCGGTCTTTTTAATGTAATTTTATTATTTCCTCACTTATTGTTTATCAAGAAACATCAAGGGAATAGTGGAGAAAGCTTTCGGTGAGTATTActgcctccatcccaaaataagtgtctcaacttcgtACTAATTTTAGTATAAAGTTATATTAGagtcgagacacttattttgggacggggggAATACTAGAGTACATGCCAGAGTTGCAAAAGGAcgggggaagcattttgcaagaggtTTCTCCGGACGTGAGAACTTTTAGTATTTTTTGCAATATGCATGTTGTGGCACTCATTTATTTAAACAAATAAATGCATTGTGCATGTACAATACTGTAATAAAAGGAGAAGAGAAACTGAGTAAAGTTTTTCCATCGAGCTGACATATTGATAGCATTACTTAAAAATATCACTTATACATATAGTATATGAGtgttccccgttgcaacgcacgggcatttgcctAGTTTCTATTGAAAAAGAGTGTCTTTTTACAATTTTCTAGTGTAATAGTTTGTTTCACATAAGAAATGTGAAATGTTGAAATTTAAACGTGTTTGAAATGTATCAAAGATTAGTCTTGTTTTAAAGGTTTTGGCCTCAGGAGTTTAAATATATAAAAAATCACAAACGAATATTTGATTCAAAAGTTATGAGTCATTTAACATTTCGCATGAAAAATAAAATGCAAGTTTTTAGTGGGAGAGAGAGAACAAATAGCTATGCATGCACCATACTATCTCTTTGTATTGTGGTGTATTGACAATTTCGAGTGTAGTATTCAATAAACAATGCAAAAAAGCTTCGTCGGAGCTTGGATCATGATGCAGGCACGTGAGGTCCCGTGCATGGTAGATTTTCTGCTTGGATGTCCTTTGGGACTCCCTATATGTCATGTGCCTGCAAACACTTTCAGCATCAATGACAGACCGTCCGATCAACATCCAATGGCTTGGAGCATGCCGCCGTCTCTTCATCGTCTTCCACCTCTTGCGGCTCCTTGCGTAGCTGCCAGCCTACACAGGCCAAACCGCCAGCCTCTGTCGTACCCTCCGGTCCATCTTGCCCCACCGTCGTGTTGGCCATCGCCTTCTCCATCCNNNNNNNNNNNNNNNNNNNNNNNNNNNNNNNNNNNNNNNNNNNNNNNNNNNNNNNNNNNNNNNNNNNNNNNNNNNNNNNNNNNNNNNNNNNNNNNNNNNNNNNNNNNNNNNNNNNNNNNNNNNNNNNNNNNNNNNNNNNNNNNNNNNNNNNNNNNNNNNNNNNNNNNNNNNNNNNNNNNNNNNNNNNNNNNNNNNNNNNNNNNNNNNNNNNNNNNNNNNNNNNNNNNNNNNNNNNNNNNNNNNNNNNNNNNNNNNNNNNNNNNNNNNNNNNNNNNNNNNNNNNNNNNNNNNNNNNNNNNNNNNNNNNNNNNNNNNNNNNNNNNNNNNNNNNNNNNNNNNNNNNNNNNNNNNNNNNNNNNNNNNNNNNNNNNNGGGGGGCGTATGCCAAAAATGGTAGAACAACGGACTGTTACGGGGCTAATACGCGGTGTTTTCAACAAACTAAACTCCAAACAAGGGGGTGAGCCGAGTACCACAACTAACCTCCAATCACAGAACTACCATGTTGGATTGATCCATAAAACTCAGTAAAACAGTCCGTTGATCTAGCATTGCTCCGGCGTATGCACCAATGCATTTTTTTGTCGAGTGTATATACTGTATAGTCGAAAACATCAAAGTTCATTGTCTTCTTGCTACACAAAGTTTTGGATTCCAGATTCCAATCTCAAGTTGCGATATTGTTTAGGAGTACTATAGATTTGGTGGAGTATAAAATAGCTAGCTTCGTTTGCAAAACCTTTGCTGCTCTTGAACGACTCGTTCCCCTACTGGCCTGCTGGATTGTTTATACGTCATCGGGACACGAGCACATGCACGTGATGCACAGGCATTCTTAATCCGGGTCGAGGCATCGAGAGCAAGCACGTACTACCTGCGAGTGGCGACGACGCACGCGCGCGATGCCGGAGCAGAGCAAGAGGCAGCGAGGCCGCAAGCGCACGGCGGCGGCGACGCTGCTCCTCGCGTACGCGGCCCTGGCCATGGAGCGCGCCGACGCAGCGCTGCTCCCAGCGGTGTACAGGGAGATTGGCGCCGCGCTGCAGGCCTCGCCCACCGCGCTAGGCTCCATCGCGCTCTCCCGCTCCGTCGTGCAGGCCGCGTGCTACCCGCTCGCCGCCTACCTGGCCGCCCGGCACGACCGCCTCACCGTCATCGCCCTCGGCGCATTCCTCTGGGCCGCTGCCACCTTGCTAATAGGCCTCTCCACCACCTTTGCGCAGGCTGGTCATCCTTGCCCTTGCACGTTTCCATTCATGCTCACTCGCGGCCGTGCGGCCGCGCCCTGTTCCAGAGCTCTGATCCCATAGAAATTGAATGATGCCATATTGCAGATGGCCGTGACGGCGGCGTTGAACGGCGTCGGGCTGGCGCTGCAGATCCCGGCGATCTTCGCCTTCGTCGCGGACTCCGTCGACGGCACGAACAGGGGCATGGCCTTCGGGTGGCTCATGGTGGCCAGCAAGGCCGGCACCGTGGGCGGCACCACCCTTGGCCTACTCATGGCGCCCACCTCGTTCTTTGGTGTTCCGGGTTGGCGGCTCGCCTTCCTCCTGCTCGCCGCCGTGGGGGCGGCGGTCGGCTTGTCCATCCGTGCGTTCTCGGCCGCCAGCAAGGCCGCTGTCCGGGCCGCCAAGCCGGTGCGGCAAGAGCTGCAGGActtcgcgagggaggcgaaggccgTGCTACGGATCCCGTCGTTTCAGGTCATCGTCGCGCAGGGACTCACGGGTTCGTTCCCCTGGTCCGCGCTGTCCTTCACGGCTATGTGGCTCGAGCTAGTCGGCTTCTCCCACGGCAAGACGGCGGCGCTGATGACCCTGTTCAAGGTCGCCACGTCGCTGGGCGGCCTCTTCGGCGGCAAGATGGGGGACGTCCTCGCCGGAAGGCTCAAGAACTCGGGCCGCATCATCCTCGCGCAGATCAGCGCCGGCTCGGCGATCCCCCTCGCCGGCGTCCTGCTGCTCGCGCTCCCGAACGAGCCGGCGACTTTCGCCCACCACGGCGCCGCGCTGTTCGTCATGGGCTTCATGGCTTCCTGGAACACCTCGGCCACGAACAGCCCGATACTGGCCGAGATCGTGCCgccgcggtcgaggacgagcgtgtACGCGCTGGACCGGACGTTCGAGGCCGTGCTCGCCTCGTTCGCTCCCCCGGTGGTCGGCATGCTCGCCGAGCGCCTCTATGGCTACAAGCTGGTGCGCTCAGCTGTGAGCGGCGCAGAGCACGCGGCCTCCGTCGAGACGGACCGGCACAACGCGACCTCCCTCGCCAGGGCCCTGTACACCGCGATCGCCATCCCCATGGCGCTGTGCTGCCTCGTCTACTCGTTTCTGTACTGCACCTATCCCAGAGACAGAGACCTGGCGCGGGCTGAGACGGCGCGAGATGGAGGTGGAGCCCGTCCCGGCGGCGAGGGGTCCGACACCGAggatgaaggggaggaggagagggagctgCTGCCACAGTGAGCGTCGTTTGACTTACTAGTTGTGTTTTATCTTTTTTGAGGGATTGACTGATTACAACCAGTATTGTACACACAcacggcaaaaatgacaaaattgaTCTGTGGACCAAATCAATTCATAAACTGAATtgttctttttcaaaaaaaaaagctcAGCTAactctttcgtgcagcgcctgataACTAGGCGCCACACTCTACAGTGCAACACCTAGCTCTCACGCGCTGCACGTCTGGCCAGCGTGGCACCCTGGGCGCCTCACGGAGCAGTGCAACGTCTTAGAGCTAGAcgccacacttgtaatgtgcagcCCTAAGAGCTAGGTGCCACACATGTTATGTGCATCGCCTGGCTCTTAGGCGCTGCACATTCTGTTAGTAGTTGGTAGGCTGGCCCCCCTCCCCCACGCCCCCCACACACCCCCAACCCCCAACACCACTCAAGGTAATCTCCCGCGATCCCCATGTTTTCATCCAAAAAATGCTCACATTTGCTCATttgttgctagtttggggaaaccctagctTTTTATGGATCTTGAAATTTGTATGGAGATATGAGATGTTTGTTTGCCAATTTGCTAGGATTAGGCttgttagtatgttagggttagggttatgggtGTTGTTATGTTGGAGCAAGGGTTAGGCttgttagtatgttagggttaGGATTATGGTTGTTGTTATGTTGGGGCTAGGGTTAGTGTTGTTAGTATGTTAGGGTTGTGCTTGTGGTcattgttaagtgggggttagggttattgTTTCATATCTATGTTAGGGTTTGTATTTCGTGTTAATCTTCGGATGAGTATTCATGGAAGATATGCTACGTTTCGTTGTTTTTAATTATtatagggatgggaagaacatgtgtgtatgttcatcatgtggacaaagacgcctttttgaaaggcaatatTGAACTGGACCCAGATGAGCTTGACATGatgtttgagagtagtcctagctatgcggaagTCTTGAAACAAGTGAGGAAAAAATTGAATTGGATGGCCCCAAGTGATATCGTTGAGTTTGAGGGAAGGCATAATGtgggttttggaatgcacatccgttggaagaccaTGTGTGTGAACTCctagcaacgttgggttgcatacaaggagacggtgaccgaatcactagacaaggctcttgagttatttgctacAAAGAAGGTTGAGTCTAgtttgcatttggacttgaaccggaacccctcaCCGTTGCTTGTTAGTAGTTTCCCACCCATGAAGCAAGATGAAATGAGTGAACCTCCTTTGACTCAACTAGTGAGGCCAACATTGAACCCAATTTCAAACAATCAAAATGAAGTTTTGCAAGAGGAGAATGTTGAGTATGAGGACAatgacaatgaagttgatctccatgacaacaatgtgggtgatcttgaCAAATATTacgtgcaagagacaatggaccctTCCATCCCTTATTCCCGTGGCTATGCATCAGAGTCGGATGACGAAGGTACCGATGAAGAAGTTTATGAGGAGGGGCTCACGGTGAAGGAGGCCGAAGCTTACGagaaggtattcgggcgggatcaTCGGACGCCATTGTTCAAGGatgttagtctcgcggatgaagccgtggTAGATGGTGGCCAAGGTATATCTGTTGGAGTTAGGACAAGTTCTCACTgtgatttggaagacggcaagaacgggATTTCTCCCGGGTCTAAGTTTGGAACCTttttggaattgaagatgtggctcgataACTACTCAGTTACGCTTTATTGTTCACACAAGGTGGTTCACTCGGACGTCAATGTGCGTTACACGGTTGCATGTGAAGAGAAAAaatgtccatggattgtgcgtgcaagaccatggaaaggagGGCCCACTTGGCACATAGTGAGTTGT
Above is a window of Triticum dicoccoides isolate Atlit2015 ecotype Zavitan chromosome 5B, WEW_v2.0, whole genome shotgun sequence DNA encoding:
- the LOC119305538 gene encoding uncharacterized protein LOC119305538, whose protein sequence is MPEQSKRQRGRKRTAAATLLLAYAALAMERADAALLPAVYREIGAALQASPTALGSIALSRSVVQAACYPLAAYLAARHDRLTVIALGAFLWAAATLLIGLSTTFAQMAVTAALNGVGLALQIPAIFAFVADSVDGTNRGMAFGWLMVASKAGTVGGTTLGLLMAPTSFFGVPGWRLAFLLLAAVGAAVGLSIRAFSAASKAAVRAAKPVRQELQDFAREAKAVLRIPSFQVIVAQGLTGSFPWSALSFTAMWLELVGFSHGKTAALMTLFKVATSLGGLFGGKMGDVLAGRLKNSGRIILAQISAGSAIPLAGVLLLALPNEPATFAHHGAALFVMGFMASWNTSATNSPILAEIVPPRSRTSVYALDRTFEAVLASFAPPVVGMLAERLYGYKLVRSAVSGAEHAASVETDRHNATSLARALYTAIAIPMALCCLVYSFLYCTYPRDRDLARAETARDGGGARPGGEGSDTEDEGEEERELLPQ